In Tachysurus fulvidraco isolate hzauxx_2018 chromosome 3, HZAU_PFXX_2.0, whole genome shotgun sequence, a single window of DNA contains:
- the neurod6a gene encoding neurogenic differentiation factor 6-A, with protein MLTLPFEEPVMMDTQFVANFPRDCVGEAKVIKHDAFKKEEPLSHTDLKLVDDDESEKDEDERDEGPDEHDAPRRRGPRKKKLTKQRVDRVKMRRLEANARERNRMHGLNNALDSLRKVVPCYSKTQKLSKIETLRLAKNYIWALSEILSTGKRPDLLSFVQTLCKGLSQPTTNLVAGCLQLNARSFISDHGAEASFSARSPYDAVYPAYHDDLAATGHSGSGGSSGADGVKPFRPYGYCGAYESFYESPSPECASPQFDGPLSPPLNFNGIFSLKHEEPGDFGKSCHYGMRYCSVPGRSSISQSAVARASSDLHFPYDLHLRGQFYPAQDELNATFHN; from the coding sequence ATGCTGACTTTACCGTTTGAAGAGCCAGTGATGATGGACACTCAGTTCGTGGCAAACTTTCCTCGGGACTGCGTGGGCGAGGCGAAAGTCATCAAACACGACGCGTTCAAAAAAGAAGAGCCGCTCTCGCACACGGACCTTAAGCTGGTGGACGACGACGAGTCGGAGAAAGACGAGGACGAGCGGGACGAGGGCCCAGACGAGCACGACGCGCCACGACGACGAGGGCCACGCAAAAAGAAGCTGACCAAGCAGCGGGTCGACCGCGTGAAGATGCGGCGCCTGGAGGCCAACGCGCGAGAGAGGAACCGCATGCACGGCCTCAACAACGCGCTGGACAGCTTGCGCAAAGTGGTGCCGTGCTACTCAAAAACGCAGAAACTGTCCAAGATCGAGACTCTGCGTCTAGCCAAAAACTACATCTGGGCCCTTTCGGAGATCCTCAGCACTGGTAAGAGGCCTGACCTCTTGAGCTTCGTACAGACGTTGTGCAAGGGCCTTTCCCAGCCCACTACCAACCTAGTGGCAGGATGCTTGCAGCTCAATGCTCGCAGCTTCATCTCCGATCACGGCGCTGAGGCGTCCTTCTCAGCCAGATCGCCATACGACGCTGTGTATCCGGCCTACCACGACGACCTGGCAGCTACCGGGCACAGCGGAAGTGGCGGCAGCAGCGGGGCGGACGGTGTCAAACCCTTCAGGCCGTACGGCTACTGTGGTGCATACGAGTCATTCTACGAGTCGCCATCTCCTGAGTGCGCGAGTCCGCAATTTGACGGACCGCTTAGCCCGCCGCTGAACTTCAACGGGATATTCTCGCTCAAACACGAGGAGCCGGGTGACTTTGGGAAGAGCTGCCATTACGGCATGCGCTACTGCTCTGTACCGGGCCGTTCCTCCATTAGCCAGAGCGCGGTGGCGCGCGCCTCCTCCGACCTGCACTTCCCTTACGACCTCCACCTGCGCGGCCAGTTCTACCCTGCACAAGATGAACTAAACGCCACTTTTCATAATTAG